CTCCCTATTAGTCCAAAGATCCAAGTTTAGAACTATGTTTAATCAGACTCTATAAGAATTGGCTACTATTCAATGCAATACACAATTGAGATCATAGAAGATTTGGAGATAGGGGGACGAAAGTGTATTTACCTGAGGCTTAACTTCAACGATTTGGTGACCTCTGTTAACCACAACGGGCTCATTTACAAGAACAGATTCTAGATGGTCCAGAAGTTCCTTGGCTTGACAAGAACCAAAGTCCCGGTCAGCATCCTGGTGATGCCACACTAGAGCACTTTCTTTTGCTTCTATCGTAGATCCATCTGTAGTTTCTGTATACAGTCTCATGATAGGTTCCACTATTTTCTTCCATTCAAAGTCATTAGAAAAGCCGCTTGTTTCCCAGTCACAAGACTCATTCCACCTGCATCACACagatttgtctttttcttttccaaacAGCAGAATTATTAAGACAAAACCAGTAGAGTAGCCTACCTTGTGAAGTAACCGTGTTCAGCTGCTATTCCAAGATTCTGACACGGTGCAAGCCACTCGCTTAAAGAAACTTTCCCCCTCCCGCTAACAATAAACACAGTGTTATTAGGATCACTACACAGTGCCTTCAACGCAGACATCACATCAGCACTTGGTTCCTTTACAATCAAAGTCTCCGGAACTAAAGTACCGTCATAATCAAGAAATATTGCTCTCTTGCTCGATCTTCTATAAGCACTAACGGTTTGCTCAACGGATAGCCTTCTGAAATTAGGAGAGAGAGCGATGagcctaaaccccaaaccccaacccacACCCCAGCACCTTTTACTGTAATGATCCCGACACGCCCTCTCCAAATCCTGTGCAAAGCTGCGCGACCAGTACGCCACATCGTGTGTACTAATGTACTGATAGTGCTTCTTATGGCGTAGCTGCTTCTCAGAATCAGACATGGTGAGAGCAGAGTACATAGAATCAGCCACCGCATCAACGTCCCAAGGGTTAACCCTAATGGCGCCACTTAAAGAAGGAGAGCAACCAATGAACTCAGAGAGAACAAGCGTGCTTGTGCGAGGAGGAGAATCGTCACTTAGTCCCATAGATTTATCCATTTCAGGAGTTCCCTGACGACAAACAGTGTACTTGTACGGAACTAAGTTCATCCCATCCCTCACCGCGTTGACTATGCAGCATTCCGCCATGGCATAATAGGCAGACTTCTCAAACCGAGGAACAGGACGATCAATAAGAACCACTGGCTCATAACCAGGCGAACCGTAACGCTCGTTGATTCTGTCAACAGTATAATACGTCTCTTTCTTGGCCTCTTGAACGTCTTTACCTGATCCTCTTGCTGGGTTTACAATCTGAATCAGAACTACCTTCCCCAGCATGCTGGGATACTGCTGTAAGAGGTGTTCAAAGGCTAAAATCTTTAGACTTAGACCTTTGAATATATCCATGTCATCCACACCGAGAATCACCTTCTTACCCCGGTACTTCTCTTGGATCTCTTTCAGTTTTTCAGCAGTAGAAGGAAGATTCAGAACGGATTCGAGCCTCCCCATTTGAATACCTATAGGAAGAATCTTGAGGAAAACTGTACGGCCCAGGTAGTCAAGAGCAATATGGCCTCTCTTAGACTCGTACTCCAATCCAAGCATTCTGCAGCAGCACGACAAGAAATGCCGTGCGTAATCAAAGGTGTGAAAGCCGATTAAATCACAGTTTAGGAGGCCCCTTAGTAGCTCCTCTCGAACAGGCAAGGTTCGATAAATTTCAGAAGAAGGGAATGGGCTGTGGAGGAAGAAACCAAGCTTAACCCTGTAGAAACGCCTCCTCAGAAACGTTGGGAGGAGCATTAAATGATAGTCATGAATCCAGATGCAATCTTCCTCGAGATTAATCGCACCCATCACCTTATCTGCAAATATTTTGTTGGCGGAAACATATGCCTGCCAAAGACTGCGGTCAAAGCGTTCACCATGGTCAGGGCACATGGGTAACATGTAGTGGAACAGTGGCCAAAGCTGCTGTTTACAAAAGCCGAGGTAGAATTTTTTATGCACATCTTGTGGGAGGAAAGTGGGTACGCAACTGAACTCCTCGAAAAGTATTTGAGCGACCTCGTCTTGCTCGCTGAGATCAACATCTGTCTTGAGTGATCCAACGTAAATGACTTCAGTCTCTGGAGAAAAACCATCCTTGAGATGTAACAGGGGAGAATCGTTGTCCAGGCTGAATATCCAGTGTCCAGTTTCTGAATCCTTTGTACAGTTTAAAGGAAGAAAGTTGGCGACAACGATCTTCCGTTCACGGCAAGGTAATGAGATGGCATCTGAATCACGGTCACTAATCCCATAACCATCGATGATGCCAGGAACCGTCATAACTCTGGGAAGAGCTCTGGGAGTGTGAGGAATGTCCAAAAGATCCCCAGAGGCCAAGTCTAAGAGGTTTCCAAATGATTTTGACCCCATTACTAAAACAGAAGATGGAGATAGATACTCCTAATCTGAAACAAAAGGGAACAGAATCAACATTTTTAGCAAATGAAGCATATTAAATCGCCACATCAATCAAACTAAATCAGAGACATACAGTAGAGACGAGACAAGTGTTATGTAGAGAGCAATAATAAAGCTGAGAGGTGTGATCCTTTTCACGGGAACAAGGGCAGAGAAGATAAATATGCATGCACACGTGACGAAACTGGTCCAGGGAACAAAGAAGTGTCGGAAAAGTCTCAAGAAAACTGCACACACTGTTTAACTAATTCACGACAAGTGATAAACACAATCAGGGTCATACtcataaccaaaacaaaaaaaaaaagtcaaagtCTTTAAAGAGAAGGGCTTCAACATAAGCTATCATCTTCTTTAAAATTTGCAAAACtacagaaaaaaatttaataggGTTTTGGAGATTAAAAAGCAAAGAGAAGAAGGTTGAGCAGTGAGTGGCCTGAATCATCATCAAGGAAGTGTAATAAGTGTGAAATCtgaaattctaaacccaaaaagCTAagcaaattaagaaaaaaacacgATCCGAAATCCCAAATACGTAGGGCACGTTTACCACAGAAACAAAAGGATCAGAACAAATCAATCAGACAAAGAAGCGATTCAAGAGGTCAGATCAGAGGAGAAAgcgaaaaaagaaaaagaggagtGAACGCTTGGGAACAAACTCAAAAGCAGCTTTTTGCTTACCAAAGGAAAGTCGCGCACACCCAAAAAAGTAACCGGCGGTCACCGTGCGAGAGGTAGCCCCGTTGAAGTTTTCCGTCACCGGCGTTCGTTCGATCTGCAGAAAGAGAGAGGAAATGGGAACGGAGAGATAGGATATTCTGTGAGAGAGACTACgcatttgtatttcttttttaatgCGATTTCATCTACAAAGTTGGATAAGTTTGACagactctttatttttttatttttttattttttatttgtttatgtttttctttgtatgaCATTTTCTAATCGTGGATTAGATAAGATATATGTTGGGTTTTTCCTATTCCGAATCCCACCgtaaaaattaaaaccaaacacaagaaaaaaaaagagtattcaAAAGGactcttataaaataaaataaaattatctcaGTCTATTAACAGCATCTCTAATAATTAGCTTCATTTTATCTTCAAATGTTcacctttttcaaaaaaaaaaaaaagcaacatTCACTCCAATGGTTtgcttcattttctttttgtaaaataaatattccaAATATATTACATCTTCATTTTATCATTAGTTATTAATAACACCTTCTAGTttctcatttttattaattttgcccatctgttttattttaatgtaatcCAACTTGtttaacattattttataataaaattattacaataaacataaataaataaataaaacattagatttttaaaagaaGTATCaggcatatattttttttctcacgAGTGATCAATTAAATCGTTCTGAAGTGCAAAATGAACTTTTTGATCTTTAATTCTTCTAAATTGAgtaagaaatttttgaaaacgaatatcctcatgttttttttatatcaaccTCTTATGTAAAACTTCTCTGACAACTTTAATTGGTGCATTGAGATCACACTCATCTTCAGTTATCATGTTATGTGAAATTATACAAGTGATCATGATATCATGTATTTgactttttatattaattatgtaactttactttatttattagtataagttttaagtatatttaatattttaaattaatatgatGAAAACAACAACTGAAATTAGAAATTAATTGGATTATATTAAAACAGTGGCAAAAGATAAGAGTAAATAAAAGTTAAAGAccaatttacaattaaaaaagtTCATCTTCAAAAAATGAGGATATGCAATCCTCACAATAGATCTTCAAATTTGAAGCAACAATGTTCACGGTTTCATTTTGAAGCAAGAAATGAAATATGGTTGGAGCAAAAATTTCATCAAACCGAagcaaaagtaaaaaataaagtgggattggaaatacTCTAAGGTAGGTTTAGAGAATCAAATGGGTCATGATCTAGCTAATATTTTCTTGGAAGTTTCGTCACTTACTGGGTTGAAGATTTACCAAAGGAATTTGTGTTTCAATGGTTGGATCTTCTGTAATGTGGATTTTCGTGAAGTTGGTCACTACAATTTTTTGCAGTATTGTCTTAAGTGTTTAGTAAATTTACGGTAAAATCTTTTCTGATTGAGTTAAAATTTAGTAGAAGTGTTTTTGACTTCTTCATCTTGGATTGTATATGGAATTAGTCTCTAGTTTCCAAAATCTTTGTGAGCTGAAGTCGTTTTGTTGTTGCTGGTTTTAGAGCTCGTGTATtgcttttttgttgttgttttatcTTGTATTGGAAATAACTTTTTGTAGTTAGATTATCTGGAACTGTTCGGGTTGTTGAACATGGTGGACATGGTTGTACTCATATTGAAATAAATTTCCACGTAAAAATGTTTGTCTCATTTAGTTTTTGCTTATACTATATTCTGGTATTGTTGACGTATTTTCGTCACAGATTCATACAAGTGCGGAGAACAATTATATTTTCACTACACTTTCATGAGGCGTATGTTTTTCTAACAGATTGATATTATAAAGATTTGGCTGAGTGGTAGCTTGCTTGTGCGATATTATCCAACATAATGGTATCAAAGCTTCTGGTTTTCGAACTTTGGATTTTATAAGTTCATGTTATTGTTTGCTTGTGTCAAAGATGGAAAATATGGACATGATGATAATGGTGCTAACTATCATCTATGGAAAACTAAAACCAACTTCCAACATATAATATAAGTTCTAAAATATGACTAATATCAGGTTTAAAACCCATAGAACCATGATCAATCATCATGGAGAGACTGATACATACTATTGCATACTTGTGAAGGTGTTTAGTGATGATGATTTTCTCATCTTACTGATGTATGTGGATTATATGTATATTGGGAGCAGAAACTTGGACAGAATTAAAAAGCCGAAAGAGCAGCTTAGCAAGTCATTTGTCATGAAATATTAGAGTCCAACGAACCAGATTCTCGGTTTAAGATTTGTGAAGATAAAAGTTAGACGCTGGCTGATTCACTTGTGTTAGGAGAAGTTCATTGTATACACAAGATTGGTATTCTATGTTTAATTAATGcaatttttgcaaaaaaaactaaaacataaactaaaaactaaaaatggaTGGTAAAATTTTACTGGAAAggaaataaaactaaaaaatattaataaatcaaaatatgtatttaatGTTTACTAATATGTATGCAAATCCTAAAACATCAATCTTTCAAGTCTAGAGGGAGTATTTATTTGGACGTACTTCTAAGTCTATCTACACTGGTTTACATAACTCAACACCATATTTTCCTTGTTAACACTTCACAtcctatttttcttttgtttccacTTCAACATTCATTTTGCTTTGAACATTAATGATAGTTTTGCTTAGTAAAATTCAGTATTTTACTCCACcgcttttaatttatatttttatgttacaaTTTAATAGTTACGtactaattataatttttattgtacttaaatattaaaatggaAACTAGAAAAACTTGAGTGCTAAAGgattattttatattgatatctaattaaaaatattttttgttcgaAATCCAAATAAAATGAGACTAGCATGTATTTATAGatcataaaaatgttaaacttaCAATCTTCCAACTTTTCTGAGAAACTCTAGAACAGTTGTATTTTGTGTTCACCTCGTGGCtggttttaaattaataaaaagcaAAGGTCCTACCGGGAGTCGAACCCAGGTCGCTGGATTCAAAGTCCAGAGTGCTAACCACTACACCATAGAACCTTcttatttttcatcaaaaaacaATGTTAAACTTtggtattgttttaaaaaaaaatattataaattttctatttacttattacagccaaattttaaaactaacacAATTTGACTTATTTAATTGTCACGCGGTTGTTTTTGTAACACACTTAAATACTATATACTATAAATAGTAAGAagcataataaaaataaagcaACCAAACAGACTTAATTTTACACTAGAGCTCCCGAGATATTGGTTTTTACgtttttataaattgatatttatttttgatgattAGTGTTATACATTTTAGATGTGTcgtaactaattgtattcaaatcCGGATTGAATCGGGTAATGTagttatttttggtaaaaatattcCGAATccgtttcagatacatttgttatttgaatatttttaggttcatataCATTAGAACTGAACCATTTAAACCCAGGAAGACCTAACCCGGAAtctacatataaatttataatatctaaGCGCGgcctaatttcaaaaaaaaaaatctaataccCAAAAGAAACAAACCGTACTTGAATGGGTATATGAATGTCCATGCCTAACTGGCAACTGCTTttgtaaacaaaagaaaaaaactatttatatgtgttttgctaaattaacTGAAATagaaatagtttttatttagtaaaatagttatatggtgtcaaaaattaagtgacaatataTGTAATacgttttttattttgatttaagttattattttgtataaataaattatgtctTTGAATTACGTGTTTGGCTATGTAATTTTCCACCGATTGAAATTAAGATAAAAAGAGTAAAACCGACTACATCAAACttttaaccatatgcaaaacccggttattttacattttgatttttataattagtaaaaagttaaggttaattaactaataaataaaatctgcaataatattattataataatatagttaatgatgtgatgtattgttaagataatattattaatgaattgGTTAAATTGAGTTAAAAAAGGAATGCCAATTAATGTAATAACTTGTTGAAAACAAGGTTGGTCCTATTTGTTCTTCAGTTTTATAGATGatgaacatatataaattatcccttatatattaattgaggaacatttgaaaagatgtaacctcaattttgtattaattaaaagaggccccaatgcataggtggcactcaattaagtagtcaattacattcaattgaaaaataagtaggtccacattcgatttttatatgttgttagatacataagttggtcaaactatatgatataatgatatgatatgatattttctttccttaaataaaacctacggaattaccataaatgactaatatatatatgacaattaatgagtttaataataaagatttgataacaatgtatatctcctccatcattttttgtttaattttatattattaaaataaataaacaatcaaattagctataaaaataaaatttagattttttcgtatatgttatattttgaatttttaaaaacgacaataaatgactaaaactattaaaattattatgttaaaaattaatgatcaatggtttaacatttttattataagaagatacacatgattttaaaatcatatgagtaaaaaatatcatttaataataaaataaataaataaatatatatatatatatatatatattaaacactatataccataagattacataaatattttaatattaaaactttcaatgaattttcaagaacatttataaattataaacatattaaagatttcagattgaaaattttgttattgatgatttaaatattttgttataaaacgatatgaacgatcatagaaccgtatgattataaattcttatttaataaataactatacaaaatatactattcctagaaaaataggttggtccatcttaacttatattacactttttattaaactaactatcgaattgataaataacgtaccaaaaaatgttttgcactttccttaaataaaagctacgaaattacctaatatgattaacgtatatgtgaaaattaattataatgaataataaatatttgataataattttgtatcttagttctttttttaattttatattattaaaatatatttaaaaatcacattaaatatataataaaaacatttataatttttcttatatgttatattttgaatttttcaaaacgtctataaatgattagaaatttgaagatctccactctgaaaattttgtgatcaatagattattttttttgtcataataagttacaaatgatcataaaattgtattaatattaacttttatttaatattataagaatatacacattattttaaaaccatatgagtaaaaaatatcatttaataataaaacatatatatttatatatatatatatagattatactatataccataagattacataaatattttaatattaaaactttcaatgaattttcaaaagaatttataaattataaacttattaaagatttcacattgaaaattttgttatcgatgatttaaatattcagttataaaatgatatgaatgatcatagaactgtatgattataaattctcatttaataaatgactatataaaatatactattcttagaaaaataggttggtccattttgacttacattatattttttattaaactaattatcgaattgataaaaaatctaccaaaattttttttgcactttccttaattagaagctacgaaattacctaatatgattaacgtatatatgaaaattaattattatgaataataaatatttgataacaattttggtatcttagttcttttttttaattttatattattgaaagatattaaaaatcacattaaatatataataaaaacatttatattttttcttatatgttatatttgaatttttcaaaacgtcaatatattattagaaatttgaatattcccactctgaaaattttgtgatcaatagattatttttttgttataataagttacaaatgatcataaaatataacgcatatgaatttttatttaataaatattcaaactaaataatatatatatatatataaacactaatgatttaaatcaacaagattggctgatcaatttactcgtccagttgaaatctttcaaaagtatgtgaaagactaaagtcaaagtaaatatggatttagaataatagttatattttactaaccaaataccgaaaaaaccgaaccgaaccgaaaccaactagatatccggattgaacatccgtaatccaaatgaagccaaactattgtttcattctccaaaatataataaaaataataacttaatcccgcgcaaggcgcgggtcttatcctagttggATTGTATATTTGAGGAATATTTTGTTCAAATATGTAAACGTGATCTTATGATGAAATAACAATTAATGCTGAAATATATGATTAGTTAGATTTTAGTGGCATTTGTTGTAATTAAACTAATAATCTAAGGGTTAGTTTATTTTTGTACATCAAttgtaataatataaatttgtagTTTTTTACGGTTGTTGGCTTTACATGAAATTCAATTATCATGGTTTATAAGAGGAAAATAGACAAAAATTTCTCATgtgaaaaaattaataatcaaaGCCGATTTTTATTCATATAACTATCGTTTACAATAGAATTTATGTTCGTTTTATagtttaatacaattttatattaatttttcttttttctttaaaatatatataaaaaactttatgtatttaattaaatttaaaataagaataaatgctataccattatttttttgtaatatacaagaaaatattaaacatttaattattttcttaatctacaAGAGGATTTTTAAGTTATATCTAATTTGAAATGGATGGACTATAGTTTATATTGAATGGGTGTCACGTAGGGTTGTCTTAAACTCTATAAAAAccttgttcaaaaaaaaaacaagacctTCTATTATAACcttaaataatttatgtttttttttgacaaaatagtgttataaaatataataaatacacACAATCTAATATGAGTAGAAGAAACATCTTTtcgttttataattaaaaacttatgaaaaatacctttttgaaactatgaaatttccagcttctttttctttttattttgttaatgtatCCATAATTAAGAGTCataatctatataaaaaaactaataaagcAAAGAACCTGGATAGTCGTTAGACAAAAAGCCATAgacttttgatttaattaaacaaataattggAGACTCTTCATTTTTCTTCTCGACAGAAGCTTAGACTAGTCATTTTTTGTgtttactattttttgtaaaaattattgaaaaattaaatatttatctctttatttataatcaCTATTTAATCATAGTTTCCTAAACATAATCAAATTAGAATATTATATTTCTGAATTTACACTGAATATTAAAACAAACACCAACAGCTATTTTGTaatttccaaaatatataattgatataaatGTTAATTACTTCTTCACTTATTGCATTTTTGTTGGttatgtaaacaaaattaaatttgtaatacatatatttactggttagtaaatacaaaaattaaacttatatttagttatctaatttttaaatttataactattactaaaataatataattataaaccctcagaaattttgaattttgttcgAACGTTCCACTTACGCATGATAAAAGACTGTCCTTGTGTTAAagtttatgtttgattttctttttgcgAATAAAAACATCTTTAGGTTGGAAGAGTATGTGGTCGCCACGGGGTAAGAAGTAAAACATCGTTGGTGACTTGTGGTGGTGTGGAGATAATGGGTCCCACTGATTATCCACTTCGCCGCGTTATACAGTACttcctccgttttttaatataagttgttttagagaaacttttttgttccaaatt
The Brassica napus cultivar Da-Ae chromosome A1, Da-Ae, whole genome shotgun sequence DNA segment above includes these coding regions:
- the LOC106450088 gene encoding probable alpha,alpha-trehalose-phosphate synthase [UDP-forming] 10, translated to MGSKSFGNLLDLASGDLLDIPHTPRALPRVMTVPGIIDGYGISDRDSDAISLPCRERKIVVANFLPLNCTKDSETGHWIFSLDNDSPLLHLKDGFSPETEVIYVGSLKTDVDLSEQDEVAQILFEEFSCVPTFLPQDVHKKFYLGFCKQQLWPLFHYMLPMCPDHGERFDRSLWQAYVSANKIFADKVMGAINLEEDCIWIHDYHLMLLPTFLRRRFYRVKLGFFLHSPFPSSEIYRTLPVREELLRGLLNCDLIGFHTFDYARHFLSCCCRMLGLEYESKRGHIALDYLGRTVFLKILPIGIQMGRLESVLNLPSTAEKLKEIQEKYRGKKVILGVDDMDIFKGLSLKILAFEHLLQQYPSMLGKVVLIQIVNPARGSGKDVQEAKKETYYTVDRINERYGSPGYEPVVLIDRPVPRFEKSAYYAMAECCIVNAVRDGMNLVPYKYTVCRQGTPEMDKSMGLSDDSPPRTSTLVLSEFIGCSPSLSGAIRVNPWDVDAVADSMYSALTMSDSEKQLRHKKHYQYISTHDVAYWSRSFAQDLERACRDHYSKRCWGVGWGLGFRLIALSPNFRRLSVEQTVSAYRRSSKRAIFLDYDGTLVPETLIVKEPSADVMSALKALCSDPNNTVFIVSGRGKVSLSEWLAPCQNLGIAAEHGYFTRWNESCDWETSGFSNDFEWKKIVEPIMRLYTETTDGSTIEAKESALVWHHQDADRDFGSCQAKELLDHLESVLVNEPVVVNRGHQIVEVKPQGVSKGLVTGKVLRRMLEEGNAPDFVVCIGDDRSDEDMFESITTTLSAQPSSEIFACTVGRKPSKAKYFLDEVSDVVKLLQGLANTSSSPKPRYPSHLRVSFESVV